In Candidatus Latescibacterota bacterium, the following are encoded in one genomic region:
- a CDS encoding PAS domain-containing protein, producing the protein MKEQHMDELMRRSWKAAAETAETPLILIDSRGTVLDVNVAFCKMSGFTAEDLEGTIPPYPFSIPGGIDEALKGLNGQEESVSKATIRGVSGVVLPVRVLSTRLIGSDSGLISSCLRPDGGSVKSGNNVLALDTGALLDAMMECVEDGFFIKDRDRIYAYVSDNFSAMLRIAPNRIIGRKYGELFEDDRVETVKGNDLAVLEGQTVQSRYNRVIAERACILNVKKTPLRDSTGEVIGIVGITRDVTAETRLAIDLIHAQRTEALMNLASDIAHDFNNFIYGITGYVALAMSSLDEEHPAFVDLKEAINATEQAGEYTKKLQALGRYMPPDLGEESVGDILGSLEHVLQSTFPDDITIDLNIRSEDIRFVVDRGRIERALLNICLNARDAMPDGGTVMIESGIVNLLAADLETGLDIPDGPYCRIVISDSGEGMDPETREHAFEPFFTTRKIASATGLGLSIAFGIIKDHKGTIKIITEPGQGTAVEVLLPLTEEQAALQSEESSAESLHLREVT; encoded by the coding sequence GTGAAAGAACAGCATATGGATGAACTTATGAGGAGATCCTGGAAGGCCGCCGCTGAAACGGCGGAGACTCCTCTGATATTGATAGATAGCCGCGGAACAGTCCTTGATGTGAATGTTGCTTTTTGCAAGATGTCCGGGTTTACAGCGGAAGATCTCGAAGGGACGATCCCGCCATACCCTTTCAGCATTCCAGGTGGCATAGACGAGGCGCTTAAGGGTTTGAATGGGCAGGAAGAAAGCGTGTCGAAAGCAACGATCCGGGGGGTCAGTGGAGTGGTCCTGCCCGTACGTGTTCTTTCGACAAGACTGATTGGAAGTGATTCCGGCCTGATATCATCATGTCTGCGCCCTGATGGTGGATCTGTTAAAAGCGGGAATAATGTGCTCGCGCTGGACACCGGTGCTCTCCTGGACGCGATGATGGAATGTGTCGAAGATGGCTTTTTCATCAAGGACAGGGATAGAATATATGCATACGTCAGTGATAACTTCAGTGCGATGCTCAGAATCGCGCCGAATCGTATCATTGGCAGAAAATACGGGGAACTCTTTGAAGATGACAGGGTAGAGACCGTAAAGGGAAACGATCTTGCCGTCCTTGAGGGACAGACCGTTCAGTCGCGGTACAATCGGGTCATCGCGGAGCGGGCATGTATATTAAACGTGAAGAAAACTCCCCTGAGGGACAGTACCGGGGAAGTGATAGGAATAGTAGGTATCACCAGGGATGTGACAGCGGAGACAAGACTTGCCATCGACCTTATTCACGCCCAGAGGACCGAGGCCCTGATGAATCTGGCCTCGGATATCGCACACGATTTCAATAATTTTATTTATGGTATTACCGGATATGTCGCGCTCGCGATGTCTTCGCTGGATGAAGAACATCCCGCGTTCGTCGATCTCAAGGAAGCGATCAATGCCACAGAACAAGCCGGAGAATACACGAAAAAACTGCAGGCACTGGGAAGATATATGCCTCCTGATCTTGGTGAGGAATCTGTAGGAGATATTCTGGGTAGTCTCGAGCACGTCCTTCAATCGACATTTCCCGATGATATCACGATCGATCTCAATATAAGAAGTGAAGACATCCGGTTCGTGGTCGATCGAGGAAGAATAGAGAGAGCGTTGCTCAATATCTGTCTTAACGCGAGGGATGCAATGCCTGACGGGGGCACTGTGATGATAGAAAGCGGGATTGTAAATTTACTCGCCGCTGATCTGGAGACAGGGCTCGATATCCCGGATGGCCCCTATTGTAGAATAGTGATAAGCGATTCAGGAGAGGGAATGGATCCGGAGACCAGGGAACACGCTTTCGAGCCCTTTTTTACGACACGGAAGATCGCGTCTGCGACCGGATTGGGGCTTTCCATAGCCTTCGGGATCATCAAGGACCACAAGGGAACGATCAAGATCATTACCG